In Aedes albopictus strain Foshan chromosome 3, AalbF5, whole genome shotgun sequence, the following are encoded in one genomic region:
- the LOC109622121 gene encoding general odorant-binding protein 45: protein MKTHLIVVAVILPIIFTVNAEDYEAPRLKTLATVEQECVGYLLLSNETLQKYIASSFPEDAVVQKLVHCFLVNMNAWDDETGVKDYVIRNYFKPADTDTVYESRTQDCLRVKLANLDRCAVFDRAYRSFMCYYQNYGNIVQEAQFVPWYQVEREKHLREVFLIEGVTRAQLEEFQKGDALKAKEYPILYYIDVVRTAFYDPATGHNLGRLYTQFGNPGLLADDTRRCLDTVSQQYPEEPARAYQGFDQCLRNYMTTEKLFQTVVAQVLASNVLC from the coding sequence ATGAAGACTCATCTAATTGTCGTTGCTGTAATACTTCCAATTATCTTCACGGTCAACGCTGAGGATTATGAAGCTCCTCGTCTTAAAACTCTGGCGACCGTCGAACAGGAATGTGTCGGATATTTGCTCCTGTCGAACGAAACGCTCCAGAAATACATAGCGTCCAGCTTTCCGGAGGATGCCGTTGTTCAGAAGCTGGTCCATTGCTTCTTGGTCAACATGAACGCCTGGGACGACGAAACCGGTGTTAAAGACTATGTGATTCGAAACTATTTCAAACCGGCGGACACAGATACGGTTTACGAAAGCCGCACTCAGGACTGTCTCCGCGTTAAACTTGCCAATTTGGATCGTTGTGCCGTATTTGACAGAGCGTACCGTTCGTTTATGTGTTACTACCAGAACTACGGAAACATCGTTCAAGAAGCCCAGTTTGTTCCGTGGTACCAAGTGGAACGCGAGAAACACCTCCGGGAAGTGTTTCTAATCGAAGGGGTCACCCGCGCGCAGCTAGAAGAGTTCCAGAAGGGTGACGCGCTGAAAGCTAAGGAATATCCTATCCTCTATTACATCGATGTCGTTCGAACTGCATTCTACGATCCGGCAACCGGGCATAATCTGGGTCGACTTTACACCCAGTTTGGAAATCCGGGGCTTTTGGCGGACGACACGCGTCGGTGTTTGGACACTGTGAGTCAACAGTACCCAGAAGAACCGGCCCGTGCGTACCAAGGCTTTGATCAGTGTTTGCGTAATTACATGACCACGGAGAAACTGTTCCAAACCGTTGTTGCGCAAGTTTTGGCATCCAATGTACTTTGTTAA